A genomic stretch from Triplophysa dalaica isolate WHDGS20190420 chromosome 4, ASM1584641v1, whole genome shotgun sequence includes:
- the si:ch73-337l15.2 gene encoding glutathione hydrolase 6, protein MVQSTVKYKVLPSDAQDVNESDFAEEDDDEITIHFQAPFNQQRGRRKRDTYIRVMVALILLGIVCGFMVFEWNGYWSEEHEHDHHYNQDIDNDDSDHNHKEGDDHHNHQSHTHEHSEPLYHQAAVITDSEVCSRMGKELLEARGNVVDAAIAALLCLGIVHPHTAGLGGAFSAILYNHTLKSFKAIHDTSQKLPAYAAPSLLQGLRLLHSNYGHLEWSALFEGAAKLAKNFSIDGILSRALETHKDKILQSKLCDVFCHADGRVKSEGADVANGKLSELLLSVGQNVSHFSEMLAVKLAQDISDAERPAFLAAARAGTAEINEPLIVKQEKYTILSVPSQLKGIMVSRILDAVREQNLSFQNNGELNDTASYNALLNLANEFFNTSQNHSNLRELLALNTSCSHIGILDSHNNFIVISTSLNSTWGSGQYLPQSGVILSDFTSDITQLPYFSFPLVVKIDEEDDGHSDTGHEEEEHEMQLVAVTGGLSALFQSVVMIRNLLDFDLSALETVNSPLLYIEQREPNFLSGCMSVVTNSFVLSEGNGQLQEVGECSGRFLSMLLQLKAGHVGVYGAPITEVHADGID, encoded by the exons ATGGTTCAAAGCACTGTCAAATATAAAGTACTTCCAAGCGACGCACAAGATGTAAACGAGAGCGACTTTGCAGAAGAGGACGATGACGAAATTACTATACATTTTCAGGC GCCCTTCAACCAGCAAAGAGGGAGAAGAAAAAGGGACACGTATATCAGGGTCATGGTGGCCCTGATTCTTCTAGGAATAGTTTGTGGATTTATGGTGTTTGAGTGGAATGGGTATTGGTCTGAGGAACATGAGCATGATCACCACTATAACCAAGATATTGATAATGACGACAGTGACCATAATCACAAAGAGGGAGATGATCATCATAACCACCAGAGTCACACCCATGAGCACAGTGAACCTCTGTACCACCAAGCTGCTGTCATTACAGACTCAG AAGTCTGCTCTAGGATGGGTAAAGAGCTTCTGGAGGCGAGAGGAAATGTGGTAGATGCTGCGATTGCCGCTTTACTTTGCCTTGGAATTGTCCACCCACACACTGCAGGATTAG GTGGAGCGTTTTCAGCTATTTTGTACAACCACACTCTGAAATCATTTAAAGCAATACATGATACTTCTCAAAAATTGCCTGCTTATGCAGCTCCCTCGCTGTTGCAGGGCCTCAGATTATTACATTCTAACTACGGACATTTAGAATGGAGTGCGCTTTTCGAAGGCGCTGCAAAACTTGCAAAAAATTTCAGTATCGATGGAATCCTCTCCAGGGCTTTGGAAACCCACAAAGACAAAATACTCCAGTCAAAattgtgtgatgtgttttgcCATGCAGATGGCCGCGTGAAATCAGAGGGAGCAGATGTCGCCAATGGGAAGCTATCGGAACTTTTGCTGAGCGTCGGGCAAAATGTCTCCCATTTCTCAGAAATGCTGGCCGTAAAATTGGCTCAAGACATTTCTGATGCCGAGAGACCCGCTTTTCTTGCTGCTGCTCGGGCCGGGACTGCAGAAATCAATGAACCCCTTATTGTGAAACAGGAGAAATACACCATTCTGTCAGTCCCCTCCCAGCTCAAAGGCATAATGGTATCCAGGATATTAGATGCAGTCAGGGAGCAAAACCTCTCTTTTCAGAACAATGGAGAACTTAATGACACTGCCTCTTACAATGCTCTCTTAAATTTGGCAAACGAATTCTTCAACACGAGTCAGAATCATTCTAACCTAAGAGAGCTATTGGCATTAAACACATCATGCAGTCACATAGGGATCCTTGATAGTCACAACAATTTTATAGTCATCTCTACCTCGCTCAACAGCACGTGGGGATCTGGGCAATACTTACCCCAAAGTGGAGTAATTCTCAGTGATTTTACCTCAGACATCACTCAGCTACCTTATTTTAGTTTTCCTCTAGTTGTGAAGATAGATGAGGAAGATGATGGTCACAGTGATACTGGGCATGAAGAAGAGGAACATGAGATGCAGTTGGTTGCTGTGACTGGAGGTCTTTCTGCTCTCTTTCAGTCTGTGGTTATGATAAGGAACCTGCTTGACTTTGACTTGTCTGCTCTGGAAACTGTGAACAGCCCTCTTCTCTATATAGAGCAGAGAGAGCCCAACTTTCTGTCTGGCTGCATGTCTGTTGTCACAAATAGCTTTGTGCTTTCAGAGGGAAATGGACAGCTACAGGAGGTGGGCGAATGTTCGGGACGCTTTTTGTCTATGCTACTGCAGCTGAAAGCAGGACATGTAGGAGTCTATGGTGCACCTATCACTGAGGTCCATGCTGATGGCATAGACTGA